The following proteins are co-located in the Pedobacter sp. FW305-3-2-15-E-R2A2 genome:
- the nagA gene encoding N-acetylglucosamine-6-phosphate deacetylase, producing the protein MIAITNGRFFYEDLLLIDKTIFIEDGKISRITDEEIPAGYQIIDAAGDYITPAFIDLQIYGSGAALFSAYPTAETLKQMDEDLLSKGTTGFLACVATNSPEIVYQCLDAAKAYRKEAKGFLGLHLEGPYINAKRKGAHVAAYIYKASLEEVKRLLEYADGTVKMMTIAAELQDEEVIRYLLDQGIILSLGHSDADFTEATAAYDGGFKTTTHLFNAMPSIHHRAPNLPVAVFSHPTAMASIIADGTHVNFEMVKMTYKVMKDRLFLITDAVTECNIGPYQHQLKGNKFVTPDGTLSGSNITLLQAVQNCVQHCDISLSQALRLASENPARLMGLSDKKGTLNVGSDADLLFLSPELKLNKVFVKGLHI; encoded by the coding sequence ATGATTGCAATTACAAATGGCCGGTTTTTTTATGAAGATCTCCTCCTTATCGACAAAACCATTTTTATTGAAGATGGAAAGATAAGCCGAATCACAGATGAAGAAATTCCTGCAGGATATCAAATTATAGATGCTGCCGGGGATTATATCACCCCTGCTTTTATAGACCTCCAGATTTATGGAAGCGGAGCTGCACTTTTTTCGGCCTATCCTACAGCAGAAACATTAAAACAGATGGATGAAGATCTGTTGTCTAAAGGTACAACCGGATTTTTAGCCTGCGTGGCGACAAATAGCCCTGAAATAGTCTATCAGTGTCTGGATGCAGCAAAAGCTTACCGTAAGGAAGCTAAAGGCTTTCTGGGCCTACATTTGGAGGGGCCATATATTAATGCTAAACGAAAAGGAGCGCATGTAGCTGCGTATATTTATAAAGCCTCGCTCGAAGAGGTGAAACGTTTGCTGGAGTATGCCGATGGGACGGTAAAAATGATGACGATAGCAGCAGAGCTTCAGGATGAAGAGGTAATCCGTTATTTATTAGACCAGGGGATTATATTGTCACTCGGACATAGTGATGCCGATTTTACAGAGGCGACGGCCGCTTATGATGGCGGATTTAAAACAACAACTCATTTGTTCAATGCAATGCCTTCTATTCATCACAGGGCGCCTAATTTACCCGTAGCCGTATTTAGTCATCCGACAGCCATGGCAAGCATCATAGCCGATGGAACACATGTCAATTTTGAAATGGTAAAAATGACTTATAAAGTGATGAAAGATCGCTTGTTTTTAATTACTGATGCAGTGACGGAATGTAACATTGGTCCATATCAGCATCAGCTAAAAGGAAATAAATTTGTTACCCCGGACGGAACACTCTCCGGTTCTAATATTACGCTGTTACAGGCGGTTCAGAACTGTGTTCAGCATTGCGATATCAGCTTGTCACAGGCTTTAAGGCTTGCCTCAGAAAATCCGGCAAGGTTGATGGGATTGTCAGATAAAAAGGGCACTTTAAATGTCGGTAGTGATGCTGATCTGCTGTTTTTATCCCCGGAACTAAAGCTGAATAAAGTTTTTGTAAAGGGTTTACACATTTGA
- a CDS encoding histidine phosphatase family protein gives MKAPLLLTQLFLYVFVLLSFTASSQDKNLKLVFIRHAERPEDGNNLTCKGFNRSIQLPAVLYKKFGKPSDIYVPAINLGKKTSRARMFQTITPFAVKYNLTINSAYDEGDHKHISKALLKEKGTVIIVWEHKEIQKLINALGVKFVTQKWASNDYDSIWVVTFSTGTPVLKKDKQGLNPSSNCNF, from the coding sequence ATGAAAGCACCTCTCCTATTAACCCAGCTATTTCTTTATGTCTTTGTTTTGCTCAGCTTTACCGCCAGCTCCCAGGATAAAAATCTAAAACTTGTATTCATACGACATGCTGAACGTCCTGAAGATGGAAATAACCTTACCTGTAAAGGATTTAACCGTTCCATACAATTGCCTGCAGTATTATATAAGAAATTCGGCAAGCCATCTGATATTTATGTTCCGGCGATAAATCTTGGCAAAAAGACCAGCAGGGCGAGGATGTTTCAAACCATTACCCCTTTTGCGGTGAAATATAACTTAACCATAAACTCGGCTTATGACGAAGGAGATCACAAACATATTAGCAAAGCGCTCTTAAAAGAGAAGGGTACTGTCATTATTGTTTGGGAGCATAAAGAGATTCAAAAACTGATCAATGCATTGGGCGTAAAATTTGTAACTCAAAAATGGGCTTCCAATGACTATGACAGCATATGGGTGGTCACTTTTTCGACAGGAACACCTGTGCTGAAAAAAGACAAGCAAGGTTTAAATCCATCTTCCAACTGTAATTTCTAG
- the queD gene encoding 6-carboxytetrahydropterin synthase QueD produces MIIYKTFSFDSAHYLPLVPAGHKCGGMHGHTYTLKVFISGDPEPHSGWVIDYTDLKKGISPLIEILDHKILNEVPGLENPTSEQLSIWLWDKIKPVFPGLTRIELNETPSSGVIYEG; encoded by the coding sequence ATGATTATCTATAAAACTTTCAGTTTTGATTCCGCACATTATTTACCCCTGGTTCCTGCAGGACATAAATGCGGTGGAATGCACGGACACACCTATACACTTAAAGTATTCATTAGCGGAGATCCGGAACCACATTCCGGTTGGGTTATAGATTATACAGATCTAAAGAAAGGAATTAGTCCTCTGATCGAAATACTCGACCATAAAATACTCAATGAAGTCCCCGGATTGGAAAACCCAACCAGCGAACAACTCAGTATCTGGTTATGGGATAAAATAAAGCCGGTATTTCCAGGCCTGACGAGAATTGAATTGAATGAGACTCCCAGTTCAGGTGTGATATATGAAGGATAA
- a CDS encoding COX15/CtaA family protein, with protein sequence MKDNTNKGIAIWLYFGAFAIFLQILLGGITRLSGSGLSITEWKPLMGFLPPLNENDWQLSFDKYKQIAQFHVVNAHFSLEDYKSIYFWEWLHRNWARFIGLAFIFPFLYFVIKRKMNLKLLSQILVLFLLGLLQAVIGWLMVQSGLNDTDISVSHIRLAIHFVAAVILLCYTLWLAFTLSLDHIKMRHRLRFSTLNITILGILFIQLIYGAFMAGTRAALAAPTWPDMNGFIIPPSLQNQSITLSYLTGNLLAIQFIHRTLAYIICGLVLILYLRSVSWKINSLLSYIRLFPLLLVGIQVIFGITALLKSIGPHYPSFALFHQFTGILLTISLLLLLFLNLKKN encoded by the coding sequence ATGAAGGATAACACCAACAAAGGCATTGCCATCTGGTTATACTTCGGTGCATTTGCTATTTTTCTTCAGATTCTACTTGGAGGAATCACCAGATTGAGCGGCTCCGGATTATCTATTACCGAATGGAAACCACTAATGGGCTTCCTCCCCCCCTTAAATGAAAACGACTGGCAGTTAAGTTTTGATAAATATAAACAGATTGCTCAGTTTCATGTAGTCAATGCGCATTTCTCACTCGAAGATTACAAATCCATCTACTTCTGGGAATGGCTTCACCGGAATTGGGCAAGGTTTATTGGCCTGGCTTTCATTTTCCCATTTCTCTATTTCGTTATAAAAAGAAAAATGAACCTCAAACTACTCAGTCAGATCCTCGTATTGTTTCTATTGGGGCTATTGCAAGCCGTCATAGGATGGCTTATGGTACAAAGTGGTCTTAATGATACAGACATCAGTGTAAGCCACATCAGGCTCGCCATACACTTCGTAGCTGCAGTAATTCTATTGTGCTACACCCTTTGGCTTGCCTTTACTTTAAGTCTCGATCATATCAAGATGAGGCATAGGCTGAGGTTTAGTACATTAAATATCACCATTCTGGGGATTCTTTTTATTCAGCTGATTTATGGGGCATTCATGGCAGGAACCCGTGCAGCACTTGCGGCCCCCACATGGCCTGACATGAATGGATTCATTATCCCTCCATCCCTACAAAACCAATCCATTACCCTTAGCTATTTAACAGGAAATTTATTGGCCATTCAATTTATCCACCGCACACTTGCCTATATCATTTGCGGACTCGTTCTTATTCTTTATTTAAGAAGTGTCTCCTGGAAAATTAATTCCCTACTCTCCTATATTCGGCTATTCCCACTGCTACTTGTAGGAATTCAGGTGATTTTCGGAATCACCGCCTTACTGAAAAGCATCGGACCTCATTACCCATCTTTTGCCCTGTTCCACCAGTTTACAGGAATTCTTCTGACCATCTCACTTTTATTGTTGTTATTTTTAAACCTAAAAAAGAACTAG